Sequence from the Clostridium saccharobutylicum DSM 13864 genome:
ACAGCAGTTAATGGTGATGAATTTAATTCTGGTATAAGTGATATTAAAGCACAATTTGCTGGTTCAAATATTTATTCAAAAAAAATATTTAGTGACAATGATTATACTGCAGATACAAATATAAATATAAAAGTTAAAGATTTAATGAATATGTCAATTTCATTAAATCAAAAAGCTTCTAAGAGTGAAGTGAAATCAATAGATTTTCCAACTAGTAAAATAAAAGTTACTCAAGCAGAATTTAATAAATTAGTTTCTAAAGGAAATGAAAAGACAAATGTTCAGGCTACAGCACAAGAAGCAACATCAGGTTTAGCTACAGCTTATAACGGAAAATAGAATATACCTAATAAATAGATACTATATTTAACTGAGTCAAGATGATATACAAGTCATCTTGGCTCAGTTTTTTTATTTTCCAATGAACATATTGTATTGAACAATGAAAGGTGTTAGTATAATGTTGTTCAAAAAATGAACTTGTGGTGAACGGGAAAATAATAACTATATTTTGGGACAATAGAATAAAATAATGTAATGTGAAGTTTCAATAATGGGGGATGAGATCAAATGGGAAGAATAAAAACAGCAGTTATATTAGCTGCAGGAATGGGGTCTAGATTACAGGATATAACTCAAAATAAAGTTCCAAAAGGTCTTATAAAAGTAAATGGAAAGACCTTGGTAGAAAGATCAATTGAAAAGCTTAGGAGTTTAGGAATAGACAAAATTTATATTGTTACAGGTCATTTAAGTGAATCTTATGATGAATTAGCAAAAAAAAATAAATATATTAAAACAATAAAAAATAGAAAATATAAGGCAACAGGGAGTATGACTTCTTTATCAATATTGGAACATGAATTAAAGGAAGATTTCTTACTGCTTGAAAGTGATTTAATATATGAAGTTTATGGACTGATAAAAGTTATTAATTTCGAACAAGATGATTGTGTTTTGTTAAGCGGAAGGACAAATTCTGGAGATGAATGCTATGTGGAAATTAGAGATGATAATTTATATAAGATATCTAAGCATAAGGAAGAAATAGAAAATGTTTATGGAGAATTAGTTGGTATTTCAAAAATTTCAATAGAATTATATAAGGAAATGTTAAAACAATATAAAAATTTTAATATTGAAACAATGGAGTATGGTCAAAGGACAAAAAAGTATGATTATGAAAATGCCATGTTTGATGCGGCAAAAAATAGAAAAATAGGATACTTAAAAATTGAAAATTTAATATGGGGAGAAATTGATGATAAAAATCATCTTAATAGAATAGAAAAAACAATACTTCCTAGATTAGAGAAAGTTAATAAAGTTAGGAGTGGTTTATAATATGAAAAAAGTTTATGTAGCTATGAGCGCAGATATAATTCATCAAGGACATTTAAATGTATTAAATGAAGCTAAAAAATTAGGAGATGTAATAGTAGGGTTACATACAGATGATGTAATTAGAGGCTATTGGAGAAATCCAATAATGAAGTATGACGAAAGAAAAGAAGTGATTGAAAATATTAAGGGAGTTGTACAAGTAGTACTTCAAGATACTTTAGACCAAGTTCCAAATTTGTTAGATATAAAACCTGATTATGTTGTTCACGGTGATGATTGGATAGAAGGATCTCAAAAGGTGTTTAGAGATAAAGTTATAAATGCAATAAAAGAATGGGGAGGAAAACTTGTTGAAGTTACTTATACTCAAGGTGTATCTATTTCAAAATTAGATGAACAATTAGCGGAAATCGGAATAACTCCTCAAAAGAGAATGAAAAGTTTAAAGGAATTAATTTATTCTAAAAAGCCAGTAAGGATACTTGAAGCTCATAATGGTTTAACAGGATTGATTGTTGAAAAAACTAAAGTTGAAAAGAATGGTAAGATTAAAGAATTTGATGGAATGTGGATAAGTTCCTTATGTGATTCAACGGCTAAAGGTAAGCCAGATATAGAATTGGTAGATTTAACATCAAGGTTAAACACAATTAATGATATTTTAGAAGTTACAACAAAGCCAATAATTGTTGATGGTGATACAGGTGGACAAATTGAGCATTTTGTTTATACAGTTAAAACTCTAGAAAGATTAGGTGTATCAGCAATAATTATTGAAGATAAGACAGGCCTTAAGAAAAATTCTTTATTTGGAACTGAAGTTAAACAAACACAAGATAGTATGGAACATTTCTCGGAAAAAATAAAAGCAGGAAGAGAAGCTAGAGTAACTAGCGATTTTATGATAATTTCAAGAATTGAAAGTTTAATATTAAAAGCGGGAATGGATGATGCAATAAATAGGGCAAAAGCTTATATTGAAGCTGGTACTGATGGAATTATGATTCATAGTAAAGAGAAAGACGGAAAAGAGATAGTTGAATTTTGTAAAAGATATAATGAAATTGAAAATAAGGTGCCATTAGTGGTAGTTCCAACTTCTTATAATTTTATGAAGGAAGATGAATTAGTTGAATTGGGCATAAATGTGATTATTTACGCAAATCATCTCATTAGAAGTGCATACCCAGCAATGGTGAATACTGCAAAGAGTATATTAG
This genomic interval carries:
- the aepX gene encoding phosphoenolpyruvate mutase translates to MKKVYVAMSADIIHQGHLNVLNEAKKLGDVIVGLHTDDVIRGYWRNPIMKYDERKEVIENIKGVVQVVLQDTLDQVPNLLDIKPDYVVHGDDWIEGSQKVFRDKVINAIKEWGGKLVEVTYTQGVSISKLDEQLAEIGITPQKRMKSLKELIYSKKPVRILEAHNGLTGLIVEKTKVEKNGKIKEFDGMWISSLCDSTAKGKPDIELVDLTSRLNTINDILEVTTKPIIVDGDTGGQIEHFVYTVKTLERLGVSAIIIEDKTGLKKNSLFGTEVKQTQDSMEHFSEKIKAGREARVTSDFMIISRIESLILKAGMDDAINRAKAYIEAGTDGIMIHSKEKDGKEIVEFCKRYNEIENKVPLVVVPTSYNFMKEDELVELGINVIIYANHLIRSAYPAMVNTAKSILENERSKEASSNCMPIKEILTLIPGGM
- a CDS encoding phosphocholine cytidylyltransferase family protein, with the translated sequence MGRIKTAVILAAGMGSRLQDITQNKVPKGLIKVNGKTLVERSIEKLRSLGIDKIYIVTGHLSESYDELAKKNKYIKTIKNRKYKATGSMTSLSILEHELKEDFLLLESDLIYEVYGLIKVINFEQDDCVLLSGRTNSGDECYVEIRDDNLYKISKHKEEIENVYGELVGISKISIELYKEMLKQYKNFNIETMEYGQRTKKYDYENAMFDAAKNRKIGYLKIENLIWGEIDDKNHLNRIEKTILPRLEKVNKVRSGL